A single region of the Candidatus Protochlamydia amoebophila UWE25 genome encodes:
- the def gene encoding peptide deformylase: MKLPLAYYGDSVLRKKGSQIAEINDTIKQLVQDMIETMEANDGCGLAAPQVHQSLSLFITCIPQYLENDQVIPGQVRVFINPKILSYSQEVWACQEACLSIPGMRETVSRPLKVTIQATDLNGHTFTEEFAGFDAHVIMHENDHVNGVLYIDRLPSKRKKGIEKFLREIKKKYSKN, encoded by the coding sequence ATGAAGCTTCCTTTAGCTTATTATGGTGATTCAGTTTTGCGTAAAAAAGGGTCACAAATTGCAGAAATTAATGACACAATTAAACAGCTTGTTCAAGACATGATAGAAACAATGGAAGCAAATGACGGGTGTGGTTTAGCTGCTCCTCAAGTCCATCAATCTCTCTCATTATTTATCACTTGTATTCCTCAATACCTTGAAAACGACCAAGTTATTCCCGGTCAAGTAAGAGTGTTTATTAATCCCAAAATCCTTTCTTACAGCCAAGAAGTTTGGGCATGTCAAGAAGCTTGTCTTTCCATTCCAGGTATGAGGGAAACTGTTTCCCGCCCTTTAAAAGTGACAATTCAAGCCACAGATTTAAATGGACATACTTTTACAGAAGAATTTGCAGGTTTTGATGCCCATGTGATTATGCACGAAAATGATCATGTCAATGGAGTTTTATACATAGATCGTTTACCCTCTAAACGCAAAAAAGGCATTGAAAAATTCTTAAGAGAAATCAAAAAGAAATATAGTAAAAATTAA
- a CDS encoding IS630 transposase-related protein has product MFIKEIVAHFGVTVQAIFYACKRQKSFLKKIVFHPSQKQKV; this is encoded by the coding sequence ATGTTTATAAAAGAAATTGTCGCTCATTTCGGCGTCACTGTACAAGCCATTTTTTATGCTTGTAAACGACAAAAATCATTTTTAAAAAAAATTGTATTTCATCCATCTCAAAAACAAAAGGTTTAG
- a CDS encoding transposase, with amino-acid sequence MGVKCLFLPLYSPDLNPIKLFWDNLKRILRENLKNLLRYLKQSIDYLFLACVQQSL; translated from the coding sequence CTGGGTGTCAAATGCCTTTTTTTGCCTCTCTATTCACCAGATTTGAATCCAATAAAATTATTCTGGGATAATTTAAAGAGAATTCTTAGAGAAAATCTAAAAAATTTACTTCGTTATTTGAAGCAATCAATTGATTATTTATTCTTAGCATGTGTGCAACAAAGTCTGTAA